A single genomic interval of Streptococcus suis harbors:
- a CDS encoding DUF6556 family protein: MKSTNRKEHGSALTKLQKFLTFIGSILGIITACITIYTFTAKSTASSTNTTPTSSSVTSSSSSSQSQANASSQESNYDTTTSLGSETIESASATTSESTNISSESSTSLSQTSEATETSTSSEVTSGASERTSDQ; the protein is encoded by the coding sequence ATGAAATCAACAAATAGAAAAGAACATGGTTCTGCCTTAACAAAACTACAAAAATTTTTGACCTTTATAGGTTCGATTTTAGGAATTATTACTGCTTGTATTACAATTTATACTTTTACTGCTAAATCGACAGCATCCAGTACAAATACCACTCCAACTAGTAGTTCTGTAACTTCATCCAGCTCTAGTAGTCAGTCTCAAGCCAACGCTTCTAGCCAAGAGTCCAATTATGACACAACTACAAGTTTAGGTAGCGAAACAATAGAATCAGCTTCAGCAACCACTTCTGAATCTACCAATATTTCATCTGAAAGCAGTACTTCGTTAAGTCAAACATCCGAAGCTACAGAAACTAGCACTAGTTCAGAAGTTACAAGCGGTGCTTCTGAAAGAACCTCTGATCAATAA
- a CDS encoding threonine aldolase family protein: MVYNKGAHPALLEALVASNQEGLSGYGTDKYTESAIKKIRLATDCPHAQVTFLAGGTQTNQIVISSMLDSYEGVIAADTGHISIHEAGAIEFTGHKVMTLPHQEGKITASDVDSFINDFYADANHAHMVHPGMVYISHPTEYGTLYSKSELEDLAKICRKHNIPLFLDGARLGYGLVSRDTDLDLQAIAELTDVFYIGGTKLGALMGEALVFTKNNQPKNFVSIVKHHGALLAKGRLTGVQFDRLFTDGLYLELGRHAIAMAEQLTQILEEKGFQFYLKSPTNQQFVIVKNEELTRLTETGIAYSFWEKYDDSHSVIRFATSWSTSQEDIDELRKIL, translated from the coding sequence ATTGTCTATAACAAAGGTGCCCATCCCGCCTTGCTAGAAGCCTTAGTTGCAAGCAACCAAGAAGGTTTATCTGGATATGGCACTGATAAATATACTGAATCTGCTATCAAAAAAATCAGACTTGCTACGGACTGTCCTCATGCACAAGTTACGTTTTTAGCAGGTGGCACGCAGACCAATCAAATTGTTATCTCTTCTATGTTGGATTCTTATGAGGGAGTTATTGCTGCAGATACAGGTCACATTTCTATCCACGAAGCAGGAGCAATTGAGTTCACAGGGCATAAAGTAATGACTTTGCCACATCAGGAAGGTAAAATTACAGCGAGTGACGTGGATAGCTTTATCAATGACTTCTACGCAGATGCCAATCATGCTCATATGGTTCATCCAGGAATGGTTTATATTTCCCACCCGACTGAATACGGGACACTTTATAGCAAGTCAGAGCTGGAGGACTTAGCAAAAATCTGTCGCAAGCACAATATTCCGCTCTTTTTAGACGGTGCTCGTTTGGGATATGGACTTGTCTCACGCGATACAGATCTTGATTTGCAGGCAATAGCAGAGCTGACAGATGTTTTTTATATTGGTGGGACAAAACTAGGTGCCTTGATGGGTGAAGCTTTGGTCTTCACAAAGAACAATCAGCCAAAGAATTTCGTATCAATTGTCAAACACCATGGTGCCTTGTTGGCAAAAGGTAGATTGACAGGTGTTCAATTTGATAGACTATTTACCGATGGTTTATATCTTGAATTGGGGCGTCATGCTATCGCAATGGCAGAGCAACTGACCCAGATTTTGGAAGAGAAAGGTTTCCAGTTCTATCTCAAATCACCAACTAATCAGCAGTTTGTTATTGTTAAGAATGAAGAATTGACTAGATTGACAGAAACTGGAATTGCCTATAGTTTCTGGGAAAAATATGATGATAGCCACAGTGTTATCCGCTTTGCGACCAGCTGGTCAACCAGTCAAGAAGATATAGATGAGTTAAGAAAAATACTGTAG
- a CDS encoding IS110 family transposase — MFHFTTLFIGMDVHKESFSLCYYDMMANQFKHSTKVGPNVSYIVNYVNELRRLYGQDAEVLCGYEAGCLGFTLYHQLQAHGIPCIVMAPTTVMKEGSKRVKTDKKDAAQLAKALAFRSYRPVHIPTVEDEQVKEYIRMRTDHKVALKKIKQQILAFCLRHDFRYTEGSSNWTQKHVRWLRSLNPDGLYAEILTEYLLTYEKLVDQIERYDARIEQLGQSDSYQEKVSRLSCFIGIKTLTALSIVTEIGDFNRFATAQHFASYLGLTPSENSSGDKERRGAITKAGNSHVRRLLIEAAQSLAKGTIGYKSKELKRRQSGNRVEVIAYADKANERLRRRYRTLVLGKNKKQNVAKTAIARELSGFIWGMMTGRIA; from the coding sequence ATGTTTCATTTTACCACACTTTTCATCGGAATGGATGTTCACAAAGAAAGTTTTTCACTCTGCTATTATGATATGATGGCGAATCAATTCAAACATAGCACTAAAGTTGGTCCAAATGTTAGCTATATTGTGAACTATGTGAATGAGCTTCGTCGTTTATATGGTCAAGATGCAGAAGTGTTATGTGGCTACGAAGCCGGATGTCTTGGATTTACCCTATATCACCAGCTACAAGCTCACGGGATCCCCTGTATCGTGATGGCGCCTACAACGGTGATGAAGGAAGGATCTAAGCGTGTTAAGACTGATAAAAAAGATGCAGCTCAGCTCGCAAAAGCTCTGGCCTTTCGTAGCTATCGGCCTGTTCATATTCCTACTGTTGAGGATGAACAAGTCAAAGAATATATCCGCATGAGAACAGACCACAAAGTGGCTCTGAAGAAAATCAAACAACAAATTCTTGCCTTCTGTCTCCGACATGATTTTCGCTATACCGAGGGAAGCAGTAATTGGACACAGAAACATGTCCGCTGGCTCCGTTCCCTAAATCCTGATGGACTTTACGCAGAGATTTTGACAGAATATCTATTGACCTATGAGAAATTAGTAGATCAAATAGAACGGTATGATGCACGAATTGAGCAACTGGGTCAAAGCGACAGTTACCAAGAGAAGGTCTCACGGCTTTCTTGCTTTATTGGCATTAAAACACTAACTGCTCTTTCCATTGTGACAGAAATCGGTGATTTTAATCGCTTTGCGACAGCTCAACATTTTGCTTCTTATCTTGGGCTAACTCCTAGCGAAAATTCTAGCGGCGACAAGGAGAGAAGAGGTGCTATCACCAAAGCTGGGAATAGCCATGTGAGACGACTTCTGATAGAAGCTGCACAATCATTGGCTAAGGGGACGATTGGGTATAAATCCAAAGAATTGAAAAGGAGACAAAGTGGAAACCGAGTGGAGGTGATTGCTTATGCGGATAAGGCTAATGAACGCTTAAGAAGACGTTATCGCACACTTGTTCTAGGAAAAAATAAGAAACAAAATGTTGCTAAAACAGCTATTGCACGAGAATTGTCTGGTTTTATTTGGGGGATGATGACAGGAAGAATAGCTTGA